Below is a window of Populus trichocarpa isolate Nisqually-1 chromosome 3, P.trichocarpa_v4.1, whole genome shotgun sequence DNA.
TTCTATCTTGCAACCCTGATGGTTGACTTCACCTTTAAACTTTTAGAGAACAATAGGAACCTTGGTTGAAAAGAGCTTAATCTCTCAATAAGATTACTATTATGGATCTGTCAATCTTTTTGTCATGCTTTGGTTCTTGGTCTCTTCCATGGCAAGATGTTATATTCAAGGTCACATTTGTCTAACCGGTTTTGTCCaggaaaaagaatgaaattgctGTCAATTGATTGTTACATGGTGAAATTATTTTAGAGCctatttgagagtgtgattaaggttgcttttcaaaatgcttttcactcgaaaaatgcatcaaaataatatttttttcataattgtttttattatttttgaccCCAACACatcaacattataaaaaaaacctaaaaaatattaatttgaagcttttaaaaaataaattaaaaatttagaaatgtgcAGTCCATCTGCACTCCCTAATGGTGTCTTACTCTCACTGATTGCAGTGTGAAGAAATTAAGAGACTTGACCTATCAAACTGATGCTGATTGTTTCAAAATGCTTTCCTGTTCTTGAAAGACTTGTTGCcttttagaaataaatataactgCGGTTATGATGAATATTTTTGGGCAATCTTTACTTTGCTGCTGAATCTGCATAACAAATTGAAATCATCCACCTAGGGCTTGTACTATGAACAAGTATCTAATTGCATTAACCTACTTATTTTCCCAGGGTCAAGTGAGGCAGAAAGTATCTTCGAGGGGCAAATATGTGTCAGTCAACATTGGTCCTGTTCAAGTTGTATCTAGCGAGCAGgtctttctttctctcaagCACATAAAAGATATTGATGAAATATCATCTGTTGCTTTTTACtggaaagcaaaaggaaagggaaaaaaaggctgatatatctaaatttatttacacTTATTAAATGATATGTTGATTATTTTGCACATGATCTTAATAACACCTGGTTATTATTTGTTGACTTGAAACTTCTTTTCTGCCAGGTTCAAGCTGTATACAACACCATGAGAAAAGATGATCGCATGAAGTACTTTTTGTAGTATgaaactccttttattttttgtagaaTGCTGATATGTGAGGCCGAACGTTTGACTCTCTTTAGATTTCCAGTCTTCATCTCCCAGTTATGTTCTCTCAAAAGTGCAGCTGTTATTAGTTAAGAAATCATGATTCAATATGATCTCCTCATTATTTCTCTGAGATGTACATTGTAATGATTTGATAGTCATAAAATAGGCAGCAAACACCTTTTGTAATTTCATGCTTGATCTACGATAGATAGATTGGCTATGGATAATAATTAATTGAGCATGTTATGAATTTCCTTCTTCATTTACTTTTTGTGGTTTCAAATTAGTTAAAGGGAAGGACATACTGTTTTGAGTATGTTGAAATTGGGGTCTGTATGTTTCATTAAGTTTTTTGAAGTCTAGAGAATGTGGCCTTATATTACTTCTGCCTCCTAATACCAGGTAATTTTATCTATGCTTTTGTCTCACATTCCAAAGCATCTGCCATTACAAAAGCAGCAATATTGATCATTCCCACTTCTAAATGTAGGACTGGCATATTCCATTTTGCACCTGCTTGTAACTTCCGTGGATGGGTCCCAATCTGATATCAGGTGCTTATACAGTTTAGACCTTGTTGGTTTGTATGGTCTCTTAATCTCCAGTGGTAGTGGAACAACTCTGTTAGTAAGAAGTGTTCTTACAGTCAAGCTAACGACAGTTTCTACCATTTATCAGGCCTTACAGGTGACTGCTTCCACTACAGTGGTCAAGTCAAGGTATGCAGTATGACATCAGATTCAATCATAGTTTGATATCATATACTAGTAAGAGATGTGAATTTGTATTTAAGGGCATTTAAGGGCTCATAATTTGATGTTGACTAGAGACGAGTCCTTGCAAAACACTCTCGGAGATGCTGTTTTAATAAAACTCCAAATACATAACCTTGGGGAGCCAGCATTGCTGGTTGTCTGTAGCTTCCATTAACTTAGTATTGACTGGTCTTACGGAGCAGTTACAGTCACCTAAGTGCTGCCATGCGGCTGGTTGTTTGCAATTTTAGGCAGTCTAGCACGTCAGATAAGAGGCTAAACCTAATTAAATAAAGTTCCTCTAGACTTGTATATGATTTTATCTCATTTCATGTAGATGGCAAGTATTCTCTCCCATGctgttcaaaaattaaaatgcaatctATCTACTCTTAATCATTAGTAAATGATGTGTATTGGTTTAGAATAGCCCACCCACTCTCATCTAGATACTAGTTTGAACAATGATAGATGCATCAATGGAGACAATTACATCTGCACATACGTACATGTGCAAGTAGGGAAGAGAGGGTTAAGGGCTTGCGCTGCTGTAATCCAATTTCAAAATTGTAATGGTTCCATGACAAGAATCTCCTAGTCCAATTAGTACGTTGTACAATTTgaactaatcaatattttaatgatttaattctCAAAGATGCAACGTTGTGGTACCTACAGGATGTAATCAAAGAAGCATCTCCCACCCAATATACCATTTTTCAAATTAGTCTTAGATTGACTCTCTGACCAGTCCCTCTCACTCCAAAAAGATTCCCACACTTTTCTGCCTCTATTGCGTATCCATAATACACAAATACActtgattatttatatttaacgtCTTTAAATGATCAAGCAGTCGCCATCCCTTtatgattaaatattaatgttGGTGATTAGCAATTTGGCATCAGCAATTTGATAATGATATGTACGTAGATGGTGTCAATTTGTTCCTCATCTTTTTCTGCCACTAGTAGGATAGGCAAAAGTGGGGGAAATTAAACAAGTCTCAGCCCCTCAATTATTGGGTGGATACTTCGTTACTGCACCTACCGAGTCACTGTTTCATAGCTCCATCTTGTGTGAAACTGCTGTCGTAACTTGTGGACCTTTCTCCCTTTGTCCTAATGCTTTCTAATTTCTTTATTCTACCAATTTGACCCATTTCTGCTGCAAAATATGTTTATATGGTAGTGTCTGGTCTTCACATCTAGATTTGTAACTttgttctttctcctttcttctttgcTGAATTTAGAGCCCACTAATTTTCTTCAGCCATCTTAGTTTGTAGGAAGGCAGTAGGAATCATGTTGACTAATGTAGAACAGCTGGTGCTAAATGTAGATTCCAAGGTACTGACTGCTATATTTTCCTGTTGttcaagatttatattttttcccttAGCCCATTTAAATGTTTGCTTGCAATCCTGTTGTGAGGTTTCTGATTATTTGTGACTGTCTAGGATGTGctagaaagaaaacttgaagattcaCCCTCAGCTTCTGTTTCCAATTCACCAACACAGAATAGCAGACCAACCAGCATGGTTGTAAAGGCAAGTCCTAGTGatcttttgtttatatttttctcttaaataaaTAGCATGATTGATATTAGTTTCTAGTTAAATGTGTATGATCTGAtgtaatttttaacataaacagAAGGCACACACCATAATTCCAGCTCATTTGATAGCCGAAGCCATATCAACGATCCGTGGCCTTGACCTGAGATGGTCCGGACCAATAACACTCAGTGAAATGCAATATGTGAGGCAGTATGTTCTTGCAAAGTATCCTCAATATTGCAATGGTATTGTGGCAGATGGAGATAGCACATTTAATCTTACCAATCTCTGCATCGATGAGGAATCGTCTAAAAGCACACCAGACAGCAAGCGCGGTCTCCCCCAGAGTTTTGGCGCTAGAGAGTCCACTCCTAAATTCACTCGCAGCCTATCTGATCTTGACAAAACACAATTGGAGGCTTCAAGACTAGTAGatattcttaacaaaaaaacttcTTTCCAAGGCAACTTCATCTCAATCCCAGAAATTCAAGTGCAAAATAGAGCCCTGAAACATTGTGGCCTAAGCGAAGCTGATTACTTGGTCATTTTCATGCCCAACTACAGGGATGCTATGGTGATAATTGGAGAGAGCTACCCTTTCTTCAGAGGTAATTACTACATGACAATAATCGAGGAAGAAAATGACATGATACGTGAATTTGCTACTAGTAAAGAATCAAAGGTTATTCCAATGCCAGAAACTTGGTTGGACCTAAGGATTAAAGGATCACAACTTAGCCAATACTTTAGGAGGAAATGCAAGCACATCCCAAAGGGCCTTTTCTCTTATCCTGCTATTGTCAATGAGACCAGGTATTCTATGCATTGGATATCCGAGGCCCACAGAAATTCATGGCATGTTCTCCTTGACGCCACAGGCTTGGTTTCCGGTGAGGAGAGATTGGCCCTTGCACTCCACCGGCCCGACTTCGTGTTATGTACACTTGATAATACACATGCCCAGCCATCAAAAATCACCTGCCTCTTGGTTAGAAAATTATCATTTGATACTTCTGCATCCTTGGACTAGGTTCTTCAGGATTGTCAACAATTAATATGATGTAAATAAGGGGCCTTTTTTGTGGTATATGATCCTCACTCCTGTATTCTCtctttctcaaaataaattaaaacatgcatTTGCTTAGTCAATATTTCTCCATGTATCTTCATTCTAGTAACTAGTAGCCAGTCCAAGAAGGCATGAAGAAACAAGCTAAGAAATTCTATGCTCTCTGACTAAGAAATTGGGAAATtctctgaaaaaacaaaacaaaacaatgtcaAAGTTTTAGCAGTCAGACAGTTGACAGGAGAGAATGCTCATCGTTCATGAATGCAGGCAAGGAAAATTGTTGTGAATCATATAGCAAGTTACTAAAACTGCCACCTGTCTGTTAATGAATGTCTTAGATCCAAGTAAGCGGTATACCTTAAACCTGACACTTGGGGCTAGGGCCCTATGCCTGTATCTATTCTCGAGCCAAGCATATAGGTTAAACCccattttattttgcttaaatTCATCTGTGACTCTTAAACTTTTCactagtgtttttcttttcaaagctaacacattaaataataataataataacacagTTAACTTGTCACAAATGACTTCtctaaaaaatgtaattttattaatttttaaaaaagttatttaaagttttaaatttaaaaaataaataaatcttaatctTAATCTCAAATTgtaataaagataatatttatttgagtcTAAAAAAGATGGTGATGGTTCATGATAAAGGTTTGcagttttttaagttttctccTACAAGCCACACCCTCTTAATTAATGGCTTTGCACATTGTATATTAATTTCAGCAATAATATTCTCaattatcttataaaaata
It encodes the following:
- the LOC7481224 gene encoding uncharacterized protein LOC7481224 isoform X1, with the translated sequence MLTNVEQLVLNVDSKDVLERKLEDSPSASVSNSPTQNSRPTSMVVKKAHTIIPAHLIAEAISTIRGLDLRWSGPITLSEMQYVRQYVLAKYPQYCNGIVADGDSTFNLTNLCIDEESSKSTPDSKRGLPQSFGARESTPKFTRSLSDLDKTQLEASRLVDILNKKTSFQGNFISIPEIQVQNRALKHCGLSEADYLVIFMPNYRDAMVIIGESYPFFRGNYYMTIIEEENDMIREFATSKESKVIPMPETWLDLRIKGSQLSQYFRRKCKHIPKGLFSYPAIVNETRYSMHWISEAHRNSWHVLLDATGLVSGEERLALALHRPDFVLCTLDNTHAQPSKITCLLVRKLSFDTSASLD
- the LOC7481224 gene encoding uncharacterized protein LOC7481224 isoform X2, producing MVVKKAHTIIPAHLIAEAISTIRGLDLRWSGPITLSEMQYVRQYVLAKYPQYCNGIVADGDSTFNLTNLCIDEESSKSTPDSKRGLPQSFGARESTPKFTRSLSDLDKTQLEASRLVDILNKKTSFQGNFISIPEIQVQNRALKHCGLSEADYLVIFMPNYRDAMVIIGESYPFFRGNYYMTIIEEENDMIREFATSKESKVIPMPETWLDLRIKGSQLSQYFRRKCKHIPKGLFSYPAIVNETRYSMHWISEAHRNSWHVLLDATGLVSGEERLALALHRPDFVLCTLDNTHAQPSKITCLLVRKLSFDTSASLD